The genomic window GATTTTGGCCGACGGGAAAGAAAAGTTGGCTTACGTTCGCCGGCTTTTGCTGCAGCCCAATGCGGGCGAAAAACTGGTGCGGGAATGGTTGATTGCCCAAGGCTGGCTTTTGGCGGAAGAAACGATTTTGCTGGATGGCGGCAAAATTTATGAAGTGATTGTCGCCGATTGCCATCCGCAGGCGCGGCGGTTGAACAGCGCGCTGCTTGCGCAAACCGGCGCGCGAATTGGCGGCGGACAGGCGGAAGATTTGGTGCTGGAGATGGGGCCGCATCTGTTGGCCGCCCCGCCGCCGGCTTTTTTCGCCAAATGGGAAGGCGAGCTGATAAAACGGGAAAAAGTAATGGCCGGACTTAAGCGCTCCATTAACCCGCATGCGCAGCGGAAATTGGCGCTGATGAAAGAGCAAACGCGAAAAATCAGGGAGGTGCTGCAATGTTTGCAAACGGTGAAACCGTAATCCAACTGTTTGAACAATTCGCCCCCAAATATTATGCCGTACCCGATGACAGGATCGGCTTGCAGCTTGGCACCCTGCAGAAAGAAATCAAAAAAGTGCTGGTTACGCTGGATGTGACGGACGAGGTCGCGGAAGAAGCGATCGCCCTCAAGGCGGACCTTATTATCGCGCATCATGCCATCATTTTTCGCCCGCTCG from Bacilli bacterium includes these protein-coding regions:
- a CDS encoding class I SAM-dependent methyltransferase, which produces MIKLSERLAAIASRVPAGAALADIGSDHALLPCYLAEQGIVRTAIAGEINEGPYLAACEQVRQHRLQARISVRRGDGLSVLHTGEADVVVIAGMGGGTIVRILADGKEKLAYVRRLLLQPNAGEKLVREWLIAQGWLLAEETILLDGGKIYEVIVADCHPQARRLNSALLAQTGARIGGGQAEDLVLEMGPHLLAAPPPAFFAKWEGELIKREKVMAGLKRSINPHAQRKLALMKEQTRKIREVLQCLQTVKP